In Nocardioides cavernae, a single genomic region encodes these proteins:
- a CDS encoding DUF4082 domain-containing protein encodes MSSPVRPTAPAAPSGHVLSRGRRRLVPVFVLAAVLGALALVEQPTLSAHGESTRQAKASEVGLLTRKTPDAEVRTGPEREVGMRFKAKVAGTAVGVRYYKPRKSKASTPASATLWSKSGKVLARTKLGPVKGKGWKKVGFDSGVKLAAGKGYVVSVHTGAKGIHAATPGGWSKAKSNAQLRAPGDSNGVTRPGSKARFPSHEARGDANYWVDVRFVPADAGTTPAPTPTATPTTPPPGGWPGPDNTGVPAGTTLAPYTGPCTITSARTISGADVLSKCSDALVIQTTGVVIEKSLVPGVWSIYGDGDSSVSITDSDVRAGSVSTAGIWGYNITARRVDVTGGQHSFQCNNNCEVTDSWLHDQYNPDGGSFHNNAFISNGGHTMVIRHNTLHCTAILNSNDGGCSGDLSLFGDFDPIDDVTIDNNYLRANNSSISYCLYGGASSSKPYEASNVRVTNNVFERGANRKCGVYGPVTSFDRNAAGNQWSGNVWDSGEAVNP; translated from the coding sequence ATGTCGTCCCCCGTGCGCCCCACCGCACCGGCCGCTCCGTCCGGCCATGTCCTGTCCCGAGGCCGTCGTCGTCTCGTGCCCGTCTTCGTCCTGGCCGCCGTCCTCGGCGCCCTCGCGCTCGTCGAGCAGCCGACCCTGTCCGCCCACGGCGAGTCAACGCGTCAGGCGAAGGCCTCCGAGGTCGGGCTGCTGACCCGCAAGACCCCTGACGCAGAGGTCCGCACCGGCCCCGAGCGCGAGGTCGGGATGCGGTTCAAGGCCAAGGTCGCCGGTACGGCGGTGGGCGTGCGCTACTACAAGCCGCGCAAGTCGAAGGCCTCCACCCCCGCGTCCGCCACCCTCTGGTCGAAGAGCGGCAAGGTCCTGGCCCGGACGAAGCTGGGCCCGGTCAAGGGCAAGGGCTGGAAGAAGGTCGGCTTCGACTCCGGCGTGAAGCTCGCCGCCGGCAAGGGCTACGTCGTCTCGGTGCACACCGGGGCCAAGGGGATCCACGCCGCCACGCCGGGCGGGTGGAGCAAGGCCAAGAGCAACGCCCAGCTGCGCGCCCCGGGTGACAGCAACGGCGTGACGCGGCCCGGCAGCAAGGCGCGGTTCCCGAGCCACGAGGCCCGGGGCGACGCCAACTACTGGGTCGACGTGAGGTTCGTCCCGGCGGACGCCGGGACCACCCCGGCCCCGACCCCGACCGCGACGCCCACCACGCCGCCGCCCGGCGGGTGGCCCGGTCCCGACAACACCGGCGTACCGGCAGGCACGACGCTCGCTCCCTACACCGGTCCGTGCACGATCACCTCGGCCCGCACCATCTCGGGCGCGGACGTCCTCTCCAAGTGCAGCGACGCGCTGGTGATCCAGACCACGGGCGTCGTCATCGAGAAGTCCCTGGTCCCGGGCGTGTGGTCGATCTACGGCGACGGCGACAGCTCGGTGAGCATCACCGACTCGGACGTGCGTGCCGGCTCGGTCTCCACCGCAGGGATCTGGGGCTACAACATCACCGCGCGACGCGTCGACGTGACCGGCGGTCAGCACAGCTTCCAGTGCAACAACAACTGCGAGGTCACCGACTCATGGCTGCACGACCAGTACAACCCCGACGGTGGCAGCTTCCACAACAACGCGTTCATCTCCAACGGCGGTCACACGATGGTGATCCGCCACAACACGCTGCACTGCACGGCGATCCTCAACAGCAACGACGGAGGCTGCAGCGGCGACCTGTCGCTGTTCGGGGACTTCGACCCGATCGACGACGTCACCATCGACAACAACTACCTGAGGGCCAACAACTCCTCGATCTCGTACTGCCTCTACGGCGGCGCATCGAGCTCGAAGCCCTACGAGGCGTCGAACGTCAGGGTCACCAACAACGTGTTCGAGCGCGGCGCCAACCGCAAGTGTGGCGTCTACGGACCGGTGACGTCGTTCGACCGCAACGCCGCGGGCAACCAGTGGTCCGGCAACGTCTGGGACAGCGGTGAGGCCGTCAACCCGTAG
- a CDS encoding PD40 domain-containing protein has translation MSTRARVLVFIAVVVAIAVAATVYVVDQGREVRAERAAEPEAEQTPIAEVTDGPRIVFRHTGLDSQYGVVAVVPLDDPGGPRAFTGVSCNRVAARPDGASCLISNDGVAASYEGVELDADWQQVASNDLPGIPSRTRLSPDGTLVATTVFVAGHSYMSTGFSTATEVHEFGDGERWGNLEKFQLVVDGREVNPVDRNVWGVTFVDDNTFYATVATGGRTWLVEGDLAERTLTSVSQDAECPSLSPDGTRVAFKVDVDPGRRVEWQIAVQDLATGERTLLEAGPRGLDDQVEWLDDDTLIYGMPRADEPGVTDTWAVDTTPDAAPQLLIEQAWSATVVR, from the coding sequence GTGAGCACCCGGGCCCGGGTACTGGTCTTCATCGCGGTCGTGGTGGCGATCGCCGTCGCGGCGACCGTCTACGTCGTCGACCAGGGGCGCGAGGTGCGCGCCGAGCGGGCCGCGGAGCCCGAGGCCGAGCAGACGCCCATCGCGGAGGTCACCGACGGCCCGCGGATCGTCTTCCGCCACACCGGCCTCGACAGCCAGTACGGCGTCGTGGCCGTGGTGCCGCTCGACGACCCGGGCGGGCCGCGCGCGTTCACCGGTGTCTCCTGCAACCGGGTCGCGGCCCGTCCCGACGGCGCCTCGTGCCTGATCAGCAACGACGGCGTCGCGGCGTCGTACGAGGGGGTGGAGCTCGACGCCGACTGGCAACAGGTCGCCAGCAACGACCTGCCCGGCATCCCGAGCCGCACCCGGCTCAGCCCGGACGGCACGCTCGTGGCGACGACTGTCTTCGTGGCCGGCCACTCCTACATGTCGACCGGCTTCTCCACCGCCACCGAGGTGCACGAGTTCGGTGACGGCGAGCGGTGGGGCAACCTCGAGAAGTTCCAGCTGGTCGTCGACGGCCGCGAGGTCAACCCCGTCGACCGCAACGTCTGGGGCGTGACCTTCGTCGACGACAACACGTTCTACGCGACGGTCGCCACCGGTGGCCGCACGTGGCTGGTCGAGGGTGACCTCGCCGAGCGCACGCTGACCTCCGTGTCCCAGGACGCCGAGTGCCCGTCGCTGTCACCGGACGGCACCCGCGTCGCCTTCAAGGTCGACGTCGACCCGGGTCGTCGTGTCGAGTGGCAGATCGCCGTCCAGGACCTCGCCACGGGCGAGCGCACGCTCCTCGAGGCCGGACCACGTGGGCTCGACGACCAGGTCGAGTGGCTCGACGACGACACGCTGATCTACGGGATGCCGCGCGCCGACGAGCCCGGGGTCACCGACACCTGGGCGGTCGACACGACCCCCGACGCCGCACCGCAGCTGCTCATCGAGCAGGCGTGGTCGGCCACCGTGGTGCGCTAG
- a CDS encoding sugar transferase: MGMTQVVTDMVSGVVPVVAPNPVTDVADRVADMVADVVTADGGLLDRQIPRPRGVTTLPLVDAAVLVPTAVPEPVVATVVPELPQRRATRPAPMWPALVLDLVLALGLAAVSVSQGRLELPAAIATALAWPPLLAVSGRYRRQALGQSRGARLGVVLAAGARTAVLTLAVSPLVWHADPLALAALVAGFTVASALPFVAGVRRPLPRVVLAGRPRDVREAVAHLRASGTHEVVAACLTRASKTPVEGDVPVYVGLQASSTAAHDHGADALVVLPGAKLSPAEVRRLHWSLSGLGTELFLGTGLLDVEPQRTRVMSTAGLGVLHVGKPTLRGPRRLLKDLVERTLALVALVLSLPVLAALAVAIRMETPGPAFFRQERIGRDGIPFTMLKLRSMGIDAETARLGMGEDNEKDGVLFKIAQDPRITPLGSKLRRYSLDELPQLWNVVRGDMSLVGPRPALPCEVARYDVDPRRRLVVKPGVTGLWQVSGRSDLTWAESVRLDLKYVENWSLRHDLSILVRTVRAVLGHRGAY; encoded by the coding sequence ATGGGAATGACGCAGGTCGTGACCGACATGGTGTCCGGGGTGGTGCCTGTCGTGGCACCGAACCCGGTGACCGACGTGGCGGACAGGGTGGCCGACATGGTGGCCGACGTCGTCACTGCGGACGGTGGCCTGCTGGACAGGCAGATCCCCCGCCCGCGAGGGGTCACCACCCTGCCGCTCGTCGACGCGGCCGTGCTCGTGCCGACGGCCGTCCCGGAGCCGGTCGTCGCGACCGTCGTCCCGGAGCTGCCGCAGCGGAGGGCCACCCGGCCGGCCCCGATGTGGCCGGCGCTCGTCCTCGACCTCGTGCTCGCGCTGGGACTCGCCGCCGTGTCGGTGTCCCAGGGCCGGCTCGAGCTTCCCGCCGCGATCGCGACGGCCCTGGCGTGGCCGCCGCTGCTCGCCGTGTCGGGTCGCTACCGGCGCCAGGCGCTCGGGCAGTCCCGTGGCGCCCGGCTGGGCGTGGTCCTCGCCGCCGGCGCCCGCACGGCCGTGCTCACCCTGGCGGTCTCGCCGCTGGTGTGGCACGCCGACCCGCTGGCCCTCGCCGCGCTGGTGGCCGGCTTCACCGTCGCCAGCGCCCTGCCGTTCGTCGCCGGCGTACGCCGTCCCCTCCCGCGCGTCGTGCTGGCCGGCCGCCCGCGCGACGTCCGGGAGGCTGTGGCACACCTCCGGGCGAGCGGCACCCACGAGGTGGTCGCGGCCTGCCTCACCCGTGCGTCCAAGACCCCGGTGGAGGGCGACGTGCCGGTCTACGTGGGCCTCCAGGCCTCCTCGACGGCGGCCCACGACCACGGCGCCGACGCCCTGGTGGTGCTGCCCGGCGCGAAGCTGTCGCCCGCCGAGGTGCGCCGGCTCCACTGGTCCCTGTCCGGCCTGGGCACCGAGCTCTTCCTCGGCACGGGCCTGCTCGACGTGGAGCCCCAGCGGACCCGGGTGATGTCGACCGCCGGCCTCGGCGTGCTGCACGTCGGCAAGCCGACCCTCAGGGGACCGCGCCGGCTGCTGAAGGACCTGGTCGAGCGGACCCTCGCGCTCGTCGCGCTGGTCCTCTCCCTCCCGGTGCTGGCCGCCCTCGCCGTGGCCATCCGGATGGAGACCCCCGGCCCCGCGTTCTTCCGCCAGGAGCGCATCGGGCGCGACGGCATCCCCTTCACCATGCTGAAGCTGCGCTCGATGGGCATCGACGCCGAGACGGCACGACTCGGGATGGGCGAGGACAACGAGAAGGACGGCGTCCTGTTCAAGATCGCGCAGGACCCGCGGATCACGCCGCTGGGCAGCAAGCTGCGCCGCTACTCGCTCGACGAGCTGCCGCAGCTGTGGAACGTCGTCCGCGGCGACATGTCCCTCGTGGGACCCCGCCCGGCCCTGCCGTGCGAGGTGGCCCGCTACGACGTCGACCCGCGGCGCCGGCTCGTGGTCAAGCCGGGCGTGACCGGCCTGTGGCAGGTGTCGGGCCGCTCCGACCTCACCTGGGCCGAGTCGGTGCGGCTCGACCTGAAGTACGTCGAGAACTGGTCGCTGCGCCACGACCTCTCGATCCTCGTCCGCACAGTGCGAGCGGTGCTCGGTCACCGCGGCGCATACTGA
- a CDS encoding LuxR C-terminal-related transcriptional regulator codes for MPGASRGEHRVLIIDDHVLFAESLELALSLEGYDVRRLEPPDEGGSMATLRSLALRANPRTVLLDLDLGRFGDGMNLVAPLARANANVVVLTASDDVGRWGACMRLGARKVLSKTGALQQALATVRRLHQGLPVVTREELESLLEAWARDRQAHDDVRRRLDLLTPRERQVLGALIEGRTVRAIAQDSVVSEATVRTQVKSILGKLEVSSQLAAVGMANQVGWKVGA; via the coding sequence GTGCCTGGCGCGTCTCGGGGTGAGCACCGGGTCCTGATCATCGACGACCACGTGCTCTTCGCGGAGTCGCTCGAGCTCGCCCTCTCCCTGGAGGGCTACGACGTACGACGCTTGGAGCCGCCGGACGAGGGCGGGTCGATGGCCACGCTGAGGTCGCTCGCGCTGCGGGCCAACCCCCGCACGGTCCTGCTCGACCTCGACCTCGGCCGGTTCGGCGACGGGATGAACCTCGTCGCGCCGCTCGCCCGGGCCAACGCCAACGTCGTGGTGCTGACGGCGTCGGACGACGTCGGGCGCTGGGGAGCGTGCATGCGGCTCGGGGCACGCAAGGTGCTGTCGAAGACCGGTGCCCTCCAGCAGGCGCTCGCCACCGTGCGGCGGCTGCACCAGGGGCTGCCGGTGGTCACGCGCGAGGAGCTCGAGTCGTTGCTCGAGGCCTGGGCCCGCGACCGCCAGGCCCACGACGACGTACGCCGCCGCCTCGACCTGCTCACGCCGCGCGAGCGGCAGGTGCTCGGCGCCCTCATCGAGGGTCGCACCGTGCGGGCGATCGCCCAGGACAGCGTGGTGTCGGAGGCGACGGTCCGCACCCAGGTGAAGTCGATCCTGGGCAAGCTCGAGGTCTCCTCGCAGCTCGCCGCCGTCGGGATGGCCAACCAGGTCGGCTGGAAGGTCGGCGCCTGA
- a CDS encoding MFS transporter encodes MYISVRDRPAGGTTRGSSSTRPPVGRVVITLGIVSLLTDVSSESVSAILPLYLTAVVGLTPVAYGLIDGLYQGVSALVRLGGGWLADASDRPKWVAFLGYGLSAVARVFLLFASGAAGIAAVVTADRIGKGIRTAPRDAMISTATPTEHLGRAFGVHRMLDTIGAALGPLIAFGLLVVVPDGYSVVLVVSLAFALAGVALLGLLGPDVRARRDRDASSGPTPPPFRWRDLTDRRLRPLLAVAGVLGLLTISDGFIYLALLDHGGVNVAWFPLFYVGTNVAYLLLAVPIGRLADRVGRARTLVVGHLALVGAYLCAVLPTSTAAATVGTLLLLGTFYAATDGVIAAIAGRLVPVQARSSGIAAAQTVVALARMLASAGFGVLWLLLGPTAAMATVAALLALAVLAAATRIPRLDGAAVTT; translated from the coding sequence ATGTACATCTCCGTCCGCGACCGGCCCGCCGGCGGCACCACCCGCGGCTCGTCCTCGACCCGGCCCCCCGTGGGTCGGGTCGTCATCACGCTCGGGATCGTGTCGTTGCTGACCGACGTGTCGTCGGAGTCGGTCTCCGCGATCCTCCCGCTCTACCTCACCGCGGTCGTCGGCCTCACGCCAGTGGCGTACGGCCTCATCGACGGCCTCTACCAGGGTGTCAGCGCGCTGGTCCGCCTCGGCGGCGGCTGGCTCGCCGACGCCTCGGACCGCCCGAAGTGGGTCGCCTTCCTGGGCTACGGGCTCTCCGCCGTCGCCCGCGTGTTCCTGCTGTTCGCCTCGGGCGCGGCCGGGATCGCCGCCGTGGTCACCGCCGACCGGATCGGCAAGGGCATCAGGACGGCGCCCCGCGACGCCATGATCAGCACCGCCACGCCCACCGAGCACCTCGGCCGTGCCTTCGGCGTGCACCGGATGCTCGACACCATCGGCGCGGCGCTCGGACCGCTCATCGCCTTCGGCCTGCTGGTGGTCGTGCCCGACGGCTACTCGGTCGTGCTCGTGGTCTCGCTGGCCTTCGCCCTCGCCGGCGTGGCCCTCCTCGGCCTGCTCGGTCCCGACGTCCGCGCCCGGCGCGACCGGGACGCCAGCAGCGGGCCGACCCCGCCGCCGTTCCGGTGGCGCGACCTGACCGACCGACGGCTTCGACCGCTGCTCGCGGTGGCGGGCGTGCTGGGCCTGCTGACGATCAGTGACGGGTTCATCTACCTCGCGCTGCTCGACCACGGCGGCGTCAACGTGGCCTGGTTCCCCCTCTTCTACGTCGGCACCAACGTCGCCTACCTGCTGCTGGCCGTGCCGATCGGCCGCCTGGCCGACCGCGTGGGGCGCGCCCGCACCCTGGTCGTGGGCCACCTCGCCCTCGTCGGCGCCTACCTGTGCGCGGTCCTCCCGACCTCGACCGCCGCCGCGACCGTCGGCACGCTGCTCCTCCTGGGCACCTTCTACGCCGCGACCGACGGTGTCATCGCCGCCATCGCAGGCCGCCTGGTCCCCGTGCAAGCGCGGTCCAGCGGCATCGCCGCCGCCCAGACGGTGGTGGCGCTCGCCCGGATGCTCGCCTCGGCAGGCTTCGGCGTGCTGTGGCTGCTGCTCGGCCCGACCGCCGCCATGGCGACCGTCGCCGCGCTGCTCGCGCTCGCGGTCCTCGCCGCCGCCACCCGGATCCCGCGCCTCGACGGCGCCGCGGTCACCACGTGA
- a CDS encoding sensor histidine kinase — MGLASFLVLVWIGSGTDHAWWSPPSASTVPSLGEGVVSGVFVAAAGCTALVTWRRHAGAVAGWIVATGALVAAQALVVTLIALHSTPPRGATVQLLMLAVGTAGMLGVVVPLLAPERVRRVADETFVIGLGLGLVAAGHLLLQFPRVQPPSTQMQLLIGVLLCTQLLSAVLVLQQRAASRAMSALLLATVGVVVLGQLVPPSGLAGGSVDAALWLARTAAGAAWLGIAWATLRRNLEDERRRINSFEHVLVDASREQRAQLHELRSTIAGLVTGSALLDREDLTSETRERLWASLRRELDRMERMLAGTGPQTADLRLDDALTQILDLQRLKGRHVELHSTGDVVRAPFDALAEVLNILVDNAAKHGGTDESVVEVMRRDEETVDITVTDFGRGIPRDQRPQIFDWGKRGTTSKGEGIGLNVAQRLMTEAGGSLRLADRDGAGSSFVISLPSARRSPENDLGTTRLTAPKLTMEDGRAWRVSG, encoded by the coding sequence ATGGGGCTCGCCTCGTTCCTCGTCCTGGTGTGGATCGGGTCGGGGACAGATCACGCATGGTGGTCGCCGCCGTCGGCGTCGACGGTGCCGTCGTTGGGCGAGGGGGTCGTCAGCGGCGTCTTCGTCGCCGCCGCCGGCTGCACCGCGCTCGTCACGTGGCGCAGACACGCCGGTGCGGTGGCAGGCTGGATCGTGGCGACGGGCGCGCTCGTGGCTGCGCAGGCCCTCGTCGTCACGCTCATCGCGCTGCACAGCACGCCACCTCGAGGGGCGACCGTTCAGCTGCTCATGCTGGCGGTCGGCACGGCCGGGATGCTCGGGGTGGTCGTCCCGCTCCTGGCCCCCGAGCGCGTCCGACGCGTCGCCGACGAGACCTTCGTCATCGGCCTCGGGCTGGGACTCGTGGCAGCGGGCCACCTGCTGCTCCAGTTCCCGCGGGTCCAGCCGCCGTCGACGCAGATGCAGCTGCTCATCGGGGTCCTGCTCTGCACCCAGCTGCTGTCCGCGGTCCTCGTGCTGCAGCAACGCGCGGCGTCACGAGCGATGAGCGCACTGCTCCTCGCCACGGTGGGCGTGGTCGTCCTCGGCCAGCTGGTCCCCCCGTCCGGGCTCGCCGGCGGCAGCGTCGACGCCGCCCTGTGGCTCGCCCGCACGGCGGCCGGTGCCGCCTGGCTCGGGATCGCGTGGGCCACGCTGCGCCGGAACCTCGAGGACGAACGGCGACGCATCAACTCCTTCGAGCACGTGCTCGTCGACGCCAGCCGCGAGCAGCGCGCGCAGCTGCACGAGCTGCGGAGCACGATCGCCGGGCTGGTCACCGGATCGGCCCTGCTCGACCGTGAGGACCTCACCAGCGAGACGCGCGAACGACTGTGGGCGTCGCTCCGGCGTGAGCTCGACCGGATGGAGCGGATGCTCGCCGGCACCGGCCCGCAGACCGCCGACCTGCGCCTCGACGACGCGCTGACCCAGATCCTCGACCTGCAGCGGCTCAAGGGCCGCCACGTCGAGCTGCACTCCACCGGCGACGTCGTCCGGGCTCCCTTCGACGCTCTCGCCGAGGTGCTCAACATCCTGGTGGACAACGCCGCCAAGCACGGTGGCACCGACGAGAGTGTCGTGGAGGTCATGCGGCGCGACGAGGAGACGGTCGACATCACGGTGACCGACTTCGGTCGCGGGATCCCTCGGGACCAGCGGCCGCAGATCTTCGACTGGGGCAAGCGTGGCACCACCTCCAAGGGCGAGGGCATCGGGCTCAACGTGGCCCAGCGCCTGATGACCGAGGCGGGTGGCTCGCTGCGCCTGGCCGACCGGGACGGCGCCGGATCGTCGTTCGTCATCTCGCTGCCCTCGGCCCGGCGCTCGCCGGAGAACGACCTGGGCACGACCCGTCTGACCGCACCGAAGCTGACGATGGAGGACGGCCGTGCCTGGCGCGTCTCGGGGTGA